The genomic region GTCGTAGTTTTATATATAATGTCATTCTAATTCAATTCAAAGGCTGGTGTGTCCTCGAATTTTAATGGCAGCAGAAAAATTATGACCGTATGGACTCTGAACTGTATTTGAAACGTGTGTATGGCtttacaaataaatttaattattttttaccaGATTTGGGTTATAATCAGTGTTTTTATCACATTTAAGTCTgggcatatatatatttaagatcGATGTTTGAGTGAGTAAACTGCTTTGACGGGGTTTTTCGTATAGTGTTTTCAGTGATTTGAAAATATGATATTTGAGTTCACTTTATTTCAAGTTCGATCATTCGATAGGCAATCAGGGTCGAAATCAAAAGTCCAcattataatgtattatttttagtacatataaatgtatacatgtttatatatgtgacgtgtttttcagttgtaaataataatgattgaTGTAAATTGAGTttaaatattttcaacaatttgtCACTGTAACGATGGAGCATGAGACACTGATAGTAGCATTTATTTCTGAAATTTAAAGTATGCATGCACACTCTCATAAGTGCTCTCAAATGTGTATGATGCATATGCCACTTCATCTTATCGCATGTGTCGTTTTAGCCGGGATGCAATGGTGCGTGTGCGAGAAACATTATGCAAGACTAAATaaagttgtttgttttactctggaTGATATACTCTTTATGTTTGGTAAAATGATGTGTTAAACAAAAACACCTATACTATTcacaattgaaataattattttaatggtTGCATATAAAAGAAgttttgataaacaaaacaaaatttgatTTGTATTCCCTCACAATCAATCGGGGGGGAGGGCGCAATTGAGCTTACCCTGCCTGACAAAAACgaagatatttaatatttttatttaatacaaatgaaAATCTGTACTTTGTAACGACTGTCGTATTGCTTCGGGCATTTTATATGGTTTTCGAAGCATTTCCCTTATATAAGCCGATTCATTATTCATTGACGGTCAATTATTATGATGTTACTTCTGGTTGCAGGTGACGAAGAATTGGAGTCTAAGTGACGAGTTGTGTGACGCCTGGGTCGCTTTTGATGTCATGGCATGCACCGCCTCTATCCTCAACCTCACCGCTATAAGTGTAGACAGGTATAGAAGTataatttatcaaatataattttgaattTCGTACATATGTTAAACATACGATACGATcgttttaacaagttttttttgcaTATCAGAAAAAATCATCTTctattgaatacaaaattaattaGATTcatcatttcaaaaataaatatatgtatgtatacatacaATTAATGCAAAATAAAGCGCATATGATGCTTTCTCGACGACAGTTTAACGCGCATACCACAAGAAGGCTTGTAAATTGCGTTCTCTGCATATCTTAGTAGCGCGATATACTTTTCTCTCCCGTTAATGGGGAACATGTTATCACCTCTAattgttaatattataatatctttATATTCTCCCAAATCATACTTTAGTAAGTAAATTTATTGCATAGGCTGTTTAAACGACTTGAAAATGGCTTATGATGCCTTCAAATCTTTATACACTAGTGTAAACAGCCATATCtatcaaaaacatatttgtgtaataCTTGCATACAAACATAGAGGTCACGGACGATTATTCGATTCCAATTTAAAATATATCGATATCCAGTCCATACATTAAGGATTGTCAATAAACACATGTTATTAAACACGATTGCATTAAAactcagatcaactcgatcaagcccgaccaagcggtagggtactggtctggttcggtcggcatgagtggtcgggggcggtcgggtaggtcggcattggtcgggcttccttttgacatgtcaaaaaatatcgagtagctgtcgagtaggaaatggatcgagaagcgctcgggaagtggtcgtgtattagtcgagtagaagatcgagttgatcgtgaggCAATCGTGTGGCTATCGGATTGATATCTTTTACACGATCtatacccgatccgctcgacctctccccgagttattttagatcgcaacacgatccactcgacttctattcgatttgatgtacaggtttactagactgctacccgacggctactcgaccgtacacgatcacttcccgattgctattcgaccatacacgagctctgtacccgatccgctcgatctctacccgagttatttaaGATCGCTTTGTACAACTGTAGTACGaacatcacgatctggtcgtgtgaagattttgtggcgatcgagctgaggtccacttggtcgagctgagatcgtaaaGGGCTCaggtataggtcgagatgatcgagcggaaatcggaaagatggtcgagtggacgtcgtgaatgagtcgtgtggggatcgtgtgttatcgacaagaggtcgagaagaagtcgtgtataccctttttagtcgagcttggtcgggtttggtcgggaaatttcgttGATCGTGATGATCGAGTTGAttggatcggcagtgggaacccaccttaatGTGGATATGTTTCttgccaattaaaatattttcgatTTCCGGTGTGAAGCTAGATATTATAGTATTGGCATGGGTTAACGAGAGAACGCTTGATGTTTGTTGTATAATGCTGTTATATGCACCTTTAAATGATTGTACGAACGACCTGTAGTAAAACAACATGTTTGTGTTTAAGAAAGCACTAACACAGAAAACAGTTATAAGTTATTAATATCGATAACTTAATTGTCTAGATTAATCTCTAAAAAGAGGCGTCTCCAATTGCATTATTACATCTAACCTAACTAACTGATCCTGTATGAGCTATCTTCGACACAGCATTAGTTCTATGTTGTGCATTtctaaaataaacacaaatgtgtGCTTATTTCTATGTTACGCGCCGTAAAGAAATAGCAAGCATATAaactataataatacattatatacTCATTTGATACTTGTTATGCAACGAACAATTTGCTAAAATCAAAATGACTTTGTATATTTCTAAAATATCCTAAATGTGATTGTACCGAGCGTAGAATTTTTACAAAAGGCAATTAATATGTCGCAAGGTAATGATCAAAACCAAAGACAGTTGAGGTTTATTAAATTGTGCATTTTCCTGTAAAGATAGGTTCCTTAACGTATTTAGAAAAATGCTGGATGTTTTTTCAGCGTTCAATGATATTCCAATTAATATGGCCATTACTGGTCAACATGTAAAATAGCTATCATAGTGTCACAATTTTTACCATAAACATAAACTTAACTTAATCGTCAACATCCACATATTTCACATCTTAACTTAATCGTCAACATCCACATATTTCACATTTTAACTTAATCGTCAACATCCACATATTTCACATCCACATATTTCACATCCACATATTTCATATCCACATATTTCACATCCACATATTTCACATCCACATATTTCACATCCGAACTGCGAGGGAGCATGAATTGTTATGCCCATTAGTCTTCGTTAGATACAGGAAAACAATTGTGTGCATGAGAAATCCATCTAGAATATATCATCAGACGGAAATACCTAGCGTACAATTATTGTCGCGTTATCGATTTTCCAAACGCATTTGTTTAGTGATTTTAGCTTTATTATGTCAGGTATATAATCGTTTTGGGACCTTATCTAGCTATTAATAACTTTTCCCTTCCGCCTCTCATACAGACGAGCCGGATTAAAGGATCAGACGCGCTTCTTTTCAtaccccgccaaaggcggagggatacaTAATTAGTgtagtccgtccgtccatctttcaGTCATTTGgtttgtccgtcagtccgttcGTCTGAAACAAAACTggttagggctatatctcagaaactttataagatatcaacatcaaattcatgtgtgtttgtgtgtttatatatattgatataaatgaggAAAGGTGCCATGCTAAATAATCATGACATTTCAGTTTCCTTAATAATAGTTAATGTCCTTTGTTGTTTTAACATGATGTAACTGtccagggctatatctcagatacgatacaataCTTCAACATACATCTTCGTGGGTGTGTAGAATACATTTTGAAACAGAGCCATGTACCATATCACTACACTTCCTTAAATAAGAGTTTGTCCTTTCTTGTTTTTGATGGATGTAACTTGTCAGGGTTATATATCAGATACGCCACAAGATTTAAACTTAAAACTTCAATTAagataattgttatgaataacaaaaattaccctacacttatttattttttaagtttatacCGTATATCGAGGGATTTGCACCCAATCCTAAACACATTTGttctggcgggggatatcaattcaacaaatgtgcttgtttattttatttccacGAGATTCGATACAATTTGCTCGATTTTGTGTAAACTATTTCTAGCATACATCAACGTTCTTGTAATCTAACGGATTCACATCTTGTATAATTAAAACGGCTTAAAATATTTATTCCCCAATCAcaattcataatttatattttaaaaaaagtaatcTTAAAGGTCGTGtattacaacttttttttatttattttaatttaatataattatttgtaaaattatttttatactaATATGTGATTCTTATATGCCGACAGTTCGTTTTGttataacaaaaacatgattCGGGTAAAATATGACGAAGCAGCCTGAACAGACGACACTAAATAACGTCCCCATTTAATACCATAACACTTTGTCAATCAGGTGACACGTGTTTGAAGCTCTAGGTGGCGATACATATTCGACAAGTCTTGAAGAAAATACTGGTAACGATATTTatcaaagtattcataaaaacgGATCAATTAAAGAAAAGAAAACGTTTCTCTTAAGCGAAACATAAAAAGCTATAGACGATATGAGGGAAATTGTAttgaacttttgttttcattgcTTATCGACTTTGATATTGTTTTGAAACTAAGCTAAATAAGTAATGGAATATATTATGATAGCTTATCCATGTGACATCCTGTTGAACTTGTAAGAAATACAAGAAAAactagttttcaataaagttagTGACACGTTACGTAGTTAtgctttgtaaaaaaatatagatTGTGAAAATATTGACTGAGCATTAGCAGGAATTAATCACGAACCATTGGAGGATGTTAAGCACGGCAATATATGgtgacatagaggatatttgttcacgTCAGTGTaatatcgtttgttatttcacgagtgatcatagaaaatatattttcacgaacGAGTGAAactattacattattattattattgtatttttctatgatcacgagtgaaataacaaagatattacactgacatgaacaaattttctgtttcttgtatgcccccttttcaagaaaataattaacagctgtttctcTTTCGCTGAAAAGTGACCCTTTCTCCCgttgaaaaagcataaaataaaataaaaatttattggATTCGGTGAAAGGTCGATTTTAGttaactcgtgatcatagaaaaaaaaatattttatgtaatatacaaattgttattttcaccgatcAAACAAtcacacattttcggaactcatttttcatatatatatataaaattatttatggtaatcttaaaataaaaaacgagttccgaaaatgtgttattttcatcggtgaaaataacaatttgtttattttcagtgCTGTtgtttcactgcagaaatgtcatattttatcattaggtataaaagaaacattcgttctgggaaaatgtggCTATTGTTAGTATTTAAACACATAACACATACGGGGACGTTCTGCCCGGCCTTGATAATCGCAGTTGGATTTGCAATATGGGATTGTGTGCGTAGATATCTTTTTAGTTCACAGGCTTTTATATGTTAAGTCTGTAGCGTATACAAAGATATACGCATTATTGATGATACAAATGATGTCATGAAATACTACACACAACCACCATTGGCAAATTCCATTCTGAGCTAATATTCAGATGGATAGAAGATTTGTTGTCATACCCTTGCAAGTCCGAATATAAAGGTTACTTTACTTTCAAAGGCGTCATTGTCATAAAATATTACACGTGTGGCTATAtattaattttgtcatttttgttaTGACACAAGTCAAACTCAATACAATATTTGATTGCATgcagtttgaaaatattttcaaaaatatattctaaatataaaccGTGTAATCACTTATCAGATACTTATATTCGCTATTAAATGGATCTGATATTATTAGCCGTtgggaaaaataattatttatatattaaaatgtatgaatGCTTGTCAATGTAGCCTATAgccataaaaaaatattgttattctgtacctttttttatttttgcgttCAAACATCGAAACTCATTTCCAGTTctgatttctttaaataataatatgaacaATATGTTGATTTAAAGTGTACTAATGAAAACTGCTGTATAAGTCGATGGACGTACGTAAACAATatcaattaataataattttggcGTAAAAATAACGCCAAAAAACCAACGCCAACTCCAGGAATAAACGAGACACACTTTTGGTGTTATACATAAGATGTGTGTTATAAAGTCATCATTTCTTGATCGATACCAAAATCTTTATTTTTGTCATAAATTTAAAGTCAGAGTATGAACATTTGATGCCTTTTTAACGAATCAAACGTTTAAATAAGTTGTGGATTACCGAAAAATGACTTCATGAATGCGATGTTTCGACTGTTAAACTCTTCTGTTTAAATTTCAGATTTATAGCAGTGACGCAACCCATCAAGTATGCCAAACACAAGAATTCTAAGCGAGTTCACTTTATGTTAGCTCTGACCTGGATCGTTTCTATAGCAATAGCAGCACCCATAGCCCTAGGAGTGAATTACTCTGACGCCCGCGAAGCCGGGGTGTGTAGCTTTTTTAATTCCGATTTCCTCATCTATTCATCGATGGGTTCCTTCTATATCCCCTCGCTCATCATGATATTTTTGTATTGGCGTATATACAGAGTGCTCCGCCTTCGAGCACAAAGATCTTTAGCCAACAAAAAAGCTAGATCGATAGACACGCAGACATTGACGAACGTTATCGAGAACCAAGCGTTACGGGAACCGAACGACAAAACCGGACTTGCGAAAATGGATAATGGAAAAGTATCTACTTACAACACAACGGTGAATAATTGTACGAACACACATCATATTCTCCAGACTCCAGAGACTAATTTAGACGATGCGTCCACGTCCAATCAAACTGATTCGCACGAAAAAGAAGACGAAGACAGTGATTCCAAAAGCCCTGTGCATTTGCCAGCAAAGGGCGAACTTATTGTTAATCCTGTTGCACAGGATATTGATAGACGCGAGCAATTACAAACGCTTGATACTAGCATCGATGCAATAAACGCTAATGTTACTAAAGACGAGGTGGAAACAATGTTTAACTCCAAAGACAGTAAAATGGGAAACAATGATGGTGAAGAGACAAGTAGTGGGGGAAAGACCAGTATAGACGGTAAAGGAAGACGGAAAAAGGATAAAAAGAATATGACAAAGTTTAACTTCCATATGCGCACAAGTAGAAAACGTAAAGAGAAATCATCATCTAGAAGAGAACGTAAAG from Dreissena polymorpha isolate Duluth1 chromosome 5, UMN_Dpol_1.0, whole genome shotgun sequence harbors:
- the LOC127882119 gene encoding dopamine D2-like receptor is translated as MAMTTLNRKTLNTLVHKERVRLSRSSGKGPVFDYLLSTTVDTITSTVPKMTPLSGLVPVDATSVKYGNRIGGFDVNRNGTTHNDSISAVSGVGFGLLSDTTNTSFRFPGDTTDPNFNLSSFFDCDPANESWCSFDNNSTMNSTDVGGFNEVQPQAYWNLCLLLFPVFTVFGNILVVMSVYRERSLRHVTNYFICSLAVADILVAVIVMPPAVFVEVTKNWSLSDELCDAWVAFDVMACTASILNLTAISVDRFIAVTQPIKYAKHKNSKRVHFMLALTWIVSIAIAAPIALGVNYSDAREAGVCSFFNSDFLIYSSMGSFYIPSLIMIFLYWRIYRVLRLRAQRSLANKKARSIDTQTLTNVIENQALREPNDKTGLAKMDNGKVSTYNTTVNNCTNTHHILQTPETNLDDASTSNQTDSHEKEDEDSDSKSPVHLPAKGELIVNPVAQDIDRREQLQTLDTSIDAINANVTKDEVETMFNSKDSKMGNNDGEETSSGGKTSIDGKGRRKKDKKNMTKFNFHMRTSRKRKEKSSSRRERKATKTLAIVLGVFLLCWWPFFTVNIMRAICLRYQLLNYPTCDIDPYLMSFFVWLGYINSFLNPVIYTIFNPEFRKAFKRILTDCVRTRY